Genomic segment of Callithrix jacchus isolate 240 chromosome 9, calJac240_pri, whole genome shotgun sequence:
ACCGCAGCTGCTCTGCAACAGCCACACCTCTGCCCAGCCAGTACCTGATGGGATTAAGTGAGGAGCACAGCCGGATGAGCAACCGGACAGACCTTCACTATGGCCTGAAACCCGGAGAAGTGGCCACAGCCAGCATCTTCTTTGGGACTCTGTGGTTGTTTTCTGTCTTCGGTAATTCCCTGGTTTGTTTGGTCATCCACAGGAGTAGGAGGACTCAGTCTACCACCAACTACTTTGTGGTCTCCATGGCCTGTGCTGACCTTCTCATCAGCGTGGCCAGCATGCCTTTCGTCCTGCTCCAGTTCACCACTGGAAGGTGGACGCTTGGTAGTGCCATGTGCAAGGTTGTGCGATATTTTCAGTATCTCACTCCAGGTGTCCAGATCTATGTTCTCCTCTCCATCTGCATAGACCGCTTCTACACCATCGTCTATCCTCTGAGCTTCAAGGTGTCCAGAGAAAAAGCCAAGAAAATGATCGCAGCATCGTGGATCTTTGACGCGGCCTTTGTGACCCCCGTGCTCTTTTTCTATGGCTCCAGCTGGGACAGCCATTGTAactacttcctcccttcctcttgggAAGGCACTGCCTATACCGTCATCCACTTCTTGGTGGCCTTTGTGATTCCGTCTGccctcataattttattttatcaaaaggtcataaaatatatttggagaATAGGCACAGATGGCCGAACAGTGAGGAGGACAATGAATATTGTCCCACGGACAAAGGTGAAAACCATCAAGATGTTTCTCATTTTAAACCTGTTGTTTTTGCTCTCCTGGCTGCCTTTCCATGTAGCTCAGCTATGGCATCCCCATGAACAAGACTATAAGAAAAGTTCCCTTGTCTTCACGGTGATCACGTGGATATCCTTTAGTTCTTCAGCCTCTAAACCTACTCTGTATTCCATTTATAATGCCAATTTTAGGAGAGGGATGAAAGAGACTTTTTGCATGTCCTCTATGAAATGTTACCGAAGCAATGCCTACACTATCACAACCAGTTCAAGGATGGCCAAAAAAAACTACGTTGGCATTTCAGAAATCCCTTCCATGGCCAAAACTATTACCAAAGACTCCATCTATGATTCATTTGACAGAGAAGCCAAGGAAAAAAAGCTTGCTTGGCCCATTAACTCAAATCCACCAAATACTTTTGTCTAATTTCTCAGAATTCTTTCAGTTGTTATGCACCAGAGATTAAAAAGCTTTAACTATAAAAACAGAAGctatttacatatttgttttccTCAACTTTCCAagggaaatgttttattttgcaaaatgcattcatttgtttattatagtttttgtgagttttattttacttgtttcatGTTTTAGGAAAAGCGTTCACTTTGAACTAGAGCCAACAGTTGCTTTACTATTAATGTATTAGTTacacacatgaaaaagaaaatgctttattaCCACTTACTTACTGTTAGGTTCAAAAACATAAACTTAAGCACAGTCTTTGGTTAATGATTCAAtctagttttttggttttgctttttgttctttttgagacagagtctcactttgtcactcaggctagagtatagtggcatgttctcggctcactgcaacctccacctcctgggttcaagcg
This window contains:
- the GPR19 gene encoding putative G-protein coupled receptor 19; translation: MVFAHRMDNSKPPLVISTLLVPLQNRSCSATATPLPSQYLMGLSEEHSRMSNRTDLHYGLKPGEVATASIFFGTLWLFSVFGNSLVCLVIHRSRRTQSTTNYFVVSMACADLLISVASMPFVLLQFTTGRWTLGSAMCKVVRYFQYLTPGVQIYVLLSICIDRFYTIVYPLSFKVSREKAKKMIAASWIFDAAFVTPVLFFYGSSWDSHCNYFLPSSWEGTAYTVIHFLVAFVIPSALIILFYQKVIKYIWRIGTDGRTVRRTMNIVPRTKVKTIKMFLILNLLFLLSWLPFHVAQLWHPHEQDYKKSSLVFTVITWISFSSSASKPTLYSIYNANFRRGMKETFCMSSMKCYRSNAYTITTSSRMAKKNYVGISEIPSMAKTITKDSIYDSFDREAKEKKLAWPINSNPPNTFV